The following proteins come from a genomic window of Gossypium raimondii isolate GPD5lz chromosome 5, ASM2569854v1, whole genome shotgun sequence:
- the LOC105770336 gene encoding uncharacterized protein LOC105770336 isoform X2: MEIEVTGSSSKESFAMEVGGLKRKVVEEKDQVRVTRKTLQAVLEQCQRAIESISNSEGGIDDDDEDDKDDMDPQGEASGVGLQRDQEVDELCDLLKSRVQCSDFLEKLECARVPISENVSEGSSWDMVNDNDLWEDKDVDLDQEDYVLVRQEDIVEGIACFMAAYLLSLKQTKDLSPNQLQEALSKTFSVKKKKGKLRKAWDGSKVVYNVASWGATAIGIYQNPLLLRAASKAFWVSCNVLSKLI, encoded by the exons ATGGAGATAGAGGTAACGGGTTCGAGCAGCAAGGAATCGTTTGCGATGGAAGTAGGGGGGTTGAAGAGAAAAGTTGTGGAAGAGAAAGATCAGGTTCGTGTTACGAGGAAGACTTTGCAAGCTGTGCTGGAACAGTGCCAAAGAGCTATCGAATCGATTAGTAACAGCGAAGGTGGAATTGACGATGACGACGAGGATGATAAAGATGACATGGATCCTCAAGGGGAAGCCAGTGGCGTCGGTCTTCAAAGAGATCAAGAAGTCGACGAG TTGTGCGATCTTCTGAAATCTAGAGTTCAATGCTCTGATTTTCTAGAAAAGCTAGAGTGTGCTCGGGTGCCAATTTCAGAAAACGTTTCAG AAGGTAGTTCTTGGGACATGGTCAATGATAATGATCTTTGGGAAGATAAAGATGTTGATTTGGATCAAGAAGATTATGTTCTTGTTAGGCAGGAAGATATAGTAGAAGGCATTGCATGTTTTATGGCCGCATATTTGCTGTCACTTAAACAGACCAAG gaTTTGAGCCCCAATCAACTTCAGGAAG CACTGAGCAAGACCTTCtctgtgaaaaagaaaaagggaaagctTCGAAAGGCATGGGACGGAAGCAAAGTCGTTTATAATGTGGCATCCTGGGGAGCAACTGCAATTGG GATATACCAAAACCCTCTACTTCTAAGAGCTGCCTCGAAAGCCTTCTGGGTTTCCTGTAATGTTTTATCAAAGCTTATCTGA
- the LOC105770336 gene encoding uncharacterized protein LOC105770336 isoform X1 translates to MEIEVTGSSSKESFAMEVGGLKRKVVEEKDQVRVTRKTLQAVLEQCQRAIESISNSEGGIDDDDEDDKDDMDPQGEASGVGLQRDQEVDELCDLLKSRVQCSDFLEKLECARVPISENVSEEGSSWDMVNDNDLWEDKDVDLDQEDYVLVRQEDIVEGIACFMAAYLLSLKQTKDLSPNQLQEALSKTFSVKKKKGKLRKAWDGSKVVYNVASWGATAIGIYQNPLLLRAASKAFWVSCNVLSKLI, encoded by the exons ATGGAGATAGAGGTAACGGGTTCGAGCAGCAAGGAATCGTTTGCGATGGAAGTAGGGGGGTTGAAGAGAAAAGTTGTGGAAGAGAAAGATCAGGTTCGTGTTACGAGGAAGACTTTGCAAGCTGTGCTGGAACAGTGCCAAAGAGCTATCGAATCGATTAGTAACAGCGAAGGTGGAATTGACGATGACGACGAGGATGATAAAGATGACATGGATCCTCAAGGGGAAGCCAGTGGCGTCGGTCTTCAAAGAGATCAAGAAGTCGACGAG TTGTGCGATCTTCTGAAATCTAGAGTTCAATGCTCTGATTTTCTAGAAAAGCTAGAGTGTGCTCGGGTGCCAATTTCAGAAAACGTTTCAG AAGAAGGTAGTTCTTGGGACATGGTCAATGATAATGATCTTTGGGAAGATAAAGATGTTGATTTGGATCAAGAAGATTATGTTCTTGTTAGGCAGGAAGATATAGTAGAAGGCATTGCATGTTTTATGGCCGCATATTTGCTGTCACTTAAACAGACCAAG gaTTTGAGCCCCAATCAACTTCAGGAAG CACTGAGCAAGACCTTCtctgtgaaaaagaaaaagggaaagctTCGAAAGGCATGGGACGGAAGCAAAGTCGTTTATAATGTGGCATCCTGGGGAGCAACTGCAATTGG GATATACCAAAACCCTCTACTTCTAAGAGCTGCCTCGAAAGCCTTCTGGGTTTCCTGTAATGTTTTATCAAAGCTTATCTGA
- the LOC105769479 gene encoding uncharacterized protein LOC105769479 isoform X2 — MFTEGLDNNALKWVREKELPYSNSSLRPRMDPISNIRSGGRNFGLPSTAKFRSGHLPVTSTTLSVDEESASENDVTTDSEEDTVYGGRYSLDSSPQDERIPNGTAQRYGNMAQRRPRYTTASDYTYSDVSSSMETIMGARRGSLEGRLGRGNGRYPGRDGFTEEDESSDSAGSSEFSTTQVGSINGGIPRGRAYVSEGYASSVPSGVNVGSAAQKDLNSRKLQDEKFSDDDIPSAPPFSSSVQEAKQDSRQIPLTEIRSAKGAADSCDPKTFKSMSGVEPELNTSHKKSNECVRNDVGAETATTSGVHPARVPTFHASALGPWHAVIAYDACVRLCLHAWARGCMEAPMFLENECALLRETFGLQQVLLQSEEELMVKRSSELTSEAAAAKPKKIIGKMKVQVRKVKTTLDPPTGCSISSLSLRAPTIKLGNIRYHLTSFQSTLASRWYALRKLRVAPRLPANGSFSRQSLAYVHAGTQYIKQVSGLLKIGVTSLRNSSSSYEVVQETYSCVLRLKSSTEEDGKRMQPGSGETHVFFPDSLGDDLVVEVQDSKGTQFGRVLAQVATIAEDSTDKLRWWPIFREPEHEPVGKLQLYINYSTSSDDNSHLKYGSVAETVAYDLVLEVAMKVQRFQQRNLHLYGSWKWLLTEFASYYGVSDFYTKLRYLSYVMDVATPTADCLTLVHELLMPVIMKGLSKSTLSHQENRILGETKDQIEQILSLVFENYKSLDESSLSGIMDVFKPATGLAAPALEPAVKLYSLLHDVLSPEAQKNLCHYFQAAARKRSRRHLAETDEFITTNNEPNFLDPVAMSTAYQKMTSLCMNIKNEIFTDIEIHKQDILPSFIDLPNLSASIYSTELCSRLRAFLLACPPPGPSPPVAELVIATADFQRDLSSWNISHVKGGVEAKELFHLYIMIWIQDKRQSLLESCKLDKVKWSGVRTQYSTTPFVDEMYDRLKETLSDYEVIICRWPEYIFVLENAISDIEKAIVEALDKQYADVVTPLKENMAPKKFGLKYVQKLAKRSVCAYTVPDELGILLNSMKRMLDVLRPKIETQFKSWGSCIPDGGNTAPGERLSEVTVMLRTKFRGYLQAVVEKLAENTKLQNVTKLKKILQDSKETVGESDIQSRMEPLKEQLTSTINHLHTVFETHVFIAICRWYWDRMGQDVLSFLENRKENRSWYKGSRIAVSILDDTFASQMQQLVGNALPEKDLEPPRSIMEVRSMLCKDAHNSKDNSFFY, encoded by the exons ATGTTCACTGAAGGACTTGACAACAATGCCCTCAAATGGGTTCGAGAA AAGGAGCTTCCATATTCAAATTCTAGCTTAAGGCCTCGAATGGATCCGATTTCCAACATCCGCTCCGGTGGCCGGAATTTTGGCTTGCCATCGACGGCGAAATTCAGGAGCGGTCATTTGCCGGTGACCTCCACTACTTTGTCCGTAGACGAAGAATCCGCTTCTGAAAATGACGTAACTACCGACTCAGAGGAAGATACTGTTTATGGGGGGAGGTATTCTCTTGATTCTTCTCCTCAAGATGAAAGAATCCCTAACGGAACTGCTCAGAGATACGGGAACATGGCCCAAAGGCGGCCGCGATACACCACTGCTAGTGATTATACATATTCAGATGTTAGTTCTTCAATGGAGACGATAATGGGAGCGAGAAGAGGTAGTTTGGAGGGTAGGTTAGGGAGGGGCAATGGGAGATACCCTGGGAGGGATGGGTTTACAGAGGAGGACGAGTCTTCGGATTCGGCTGGTAGCTCCGAGTTTTCAACTACGCAAGTGGGGAGTATTAATGGTGGAATTCCTCGGGGTAGAGCATATGTTTCAGAAGGCTATGCATCGAGTGTACCATCTGGGGTTAACGTGGGAAGTGCAGCTCAGAAG GATTTGAATTCTCGAAAGCTACAGGATGAAAAGTTTTCTGATGATGATATTCCAAGTGCACCACCATTTTCTAGCTCAGTGCAGGAAGCTAAACAAGATTCTCGGCAAATTCCATTGACTGAAATAAGAAGTGCCAAGGGTGCAGCTGATTCATGTGATCCAAAGACATTCAAATCCATGTCAGGAGTTGAGCCTGAGCTTAACACAAGTCACAAAAAATCGAACGAGTGTGTAAG AAATGATGTTGGTGCAGAAACTGCTACTACATCAGGTGTTCATCCAGCTCGCGTCCCCACATTTCATGCGAG TGCTCTTGGACCTTGGCATGCTGTAATTGCCTATGATGCATGTGTTCGACTTTGCCTTCATGCTTGGGCTAGGGGTTGCATGGAGGCTCCAATGTTTCTGGAAAATGAATGTGCACTTTTACGAGAGACATTTGG ATTACAACAAGTTCTGTTGCAATCAGAAGAAGAACTAATGGTAAAACGCTCTTCAGAGCTTACCAGTGAGGCAGCTGCTGCTAAACCTAAGAAAATTATTGGCAAGATGAAGGTGCAAG TGCGCAAAGTAAAAACAACCCTGGATCCACCTACTGGCTGTAGTATCTCATCTCTTAGTCTTAGGGCACCAACAATTAAGCTGGGGAACATACGGTATCACTTGACCAGTTTCCAGTCAACACTCGCTTCAAGGTGGTACGCTCTTAGAAAGCTTCGTGTTGCACCTCGTTTACCTGCAAATGGTTCTTTCTCACGCCAAAGTTTAGCATATGTGCATGCTGGAACTCAGTATATAAAACAAGTATCCGGACTGCTGAAAATTGGTGTAACAAGTTTACGCAATAGTTCATCATCATATGAAGTTGTGCAAG AAACATACTCTTGTGTGCTGAGATTGAAAAGTTCAACTGAAGAAGATGGCAAAAGGATGCAGCCTGGATCTGGTGAAACACATGTTTT CTTTCCCGATAGTTTGGGAGATGATCTGGTTGTTGAAGTTCAAGACTCCAAGGGGACGCAATTTGGTCGTGTCCTTGCACAAGTGGCTACTATTGCTGAAGACTCG ACTGACAAGTTGCGGTGGTGGCCCATATTTCGCGAGCCAGAACATGAGCCTGTAGGGAAGCTGCAGTTGTATATAAATTACTCAACAAGTTCGGATGACAATAGTCATCTCAAG TATGGTTCTGTTGCCGAAACAGTTGCATATGACCTAGTGTTGGAAGTTGCAATGAAGGTTCAACGCTTCCAACAACGAAACTTGCATTTATATGGTTCATGGAAATGGCTGTTAACGGAGTTTGCCTCATATTATGGAGTTTCTGATTTCTACACCAAGCTAAG GTATCTTTCCTATGTAATGGATGTTGCTACACCCACTGCAGACTGTCTCACATTGGTGCATGAATTGTTAATGCCTGTTATTATGAAGGGCCTCAGTAAGAGTACATTGAGTCATCAAGAG AACCGAATTTTGGGAGAAACCAAAGATCAGATCGAGCAGATTCTTTCTCTGGTTTTTGAGAACTACAAATCCCTTGATGAATCGTCACTCTCTGGCATTATGGATGTCTTCAAGCCTGCAACAGGGCTTGCAGCACCTGCACTTGAACCCGCTGTCAAGCTTTATAGTCTTCTACATGACGTTTTATCTCCAGAAGCACAGAAAAATCTTTGTCATTATTTCCAG GCCGCTGCAAGAAAGAGATCAAGAAGGCACCTGGCTGAGACAGATGAATTTATTACAACCAACAATGAACCCAATTTTTTGGACCCAGTTGCTATGTCTACTGCTTACCAGAAGATGACAAGTCTTTGTATGaacattaagaatgagataTTCACTGATATCGAGATTCACAAGCAAGATATACTTCCGAG CTTTATAGACCTACCAAATCTCTCGGCATCTATATACAGCACAGAACTTTGCAGCAGATTACGTGCATTCCTTCTTGCATGCCCACCACCTGGCCCTTCACCACCTGTGGCAGAACTTGTCATTGCAACAGCAGATTTCCAGCGAGATCTTTCCAGCTGGAATATAAG TCATGTGAAAGGTGGAGTTGAGGCAAAGGAGTTGTTCCACTTATACATCATGATATGGATTCAAGATAAGCGGCAATCTCTACTAGAGTCATGTAAATTAGATAAG GTGAAGTGGTCAGGAGTTAGAACGCAATATTCTACAACTCCTTTTGTTGATGAAATGTATGACCGACTGAAGGAGACCTTAAGCGATTATGAAGTCATCATCTGCCGGTGGCCTGAATATATTTTTGTGCTGGAAAAT GCTATTTCGGATATTGAGAAAGCAATAGTGGAAGCTCTGGACAAGCAATATGCAGATGTGGTAACTCCTTTGAAGGAAAACATGGCACCAAAGAAATTTGGCCTCAAGTACGTGCAGAAACTTGCTAAGCGATCTGTATGTGCCTATACTGTTCCTGATGAG CTGGGCATCCTGTTGAATTCTATGAAGAGGATGCTTGATGTGCTACGTCCGAAGATAGAGACACAGTTCAAGTCTTGGGGTTCTTGCATACCTGATGGTGGAAACACAGCCCCTGGTGAGCGTCTTAGTGAGGTTACCGTGATGTTGAGAACCAAGTTCAGAGGGTACCTGCAAGCTGTTGTTGAAAAACTTGCTGAGAAT ACCAAATTACAGAATGTGACAAAGTTGAAAAAGATTCTCCAAGATTCTAAAGAAACAGTGGGAGAATCTGATATACAAAGTAGAATGGAGCCACTGAAAGAACAGTTAACAAGTACAATAAATCACCTTCATACAGTTTTTGAGACTCACGTTTTCATTGCTATCTGCCGATGGTATTGGGATCGAATGGGACAG GATGTTCTCAGCTTCCTGGAAAACAGGAAAGAGAATAGATCATGGTATAAAGGTTCCAGAATTGCTGTATCT ATCCTGGATGATACTTTTGCGTCACAGATGCAGCAGCTCGTTGGCAATGCACTCCCGGAAAAAGACCTTGAGCCACCTAGGTCAATAATGGAGGTGCGGTCGATGCTGTGTAAGGATGCACATAATAGTAAGGACAACTCATTCTTTTACTAA
- the LOC105769479 gene encoding uncharacterized protein LOC105769479 isoform X1 produces the protein MFTEGLDNNALKWVREQKELPYSNSSLRPRMDPISNIRSGGRNFGLPSTAKFRSGHLPVTSTTLSVDEESASENDVTTDSEEDTVYGGRYSLDSSPQDERIPNGTAQRYGNMAQRRPRYTTASDYTYSDVSSSMETIMGARRGSLEGRLGRGNGRYPGRDGFTEEDESSDSAGSSEFSTTQVGSINGGIPRGRAYVSEGYASSVPSGVNVGSAAQKDLNSRKLQDEKFSDDDIPSAPPFSSSVQEAKQDSRQIPLTEIRSAKGAADSCDPKTFKSMSGVEPELNTSHKKSNECVRNDVGAETATTSGVHPARVPTFHASALGPWHAVIAYDACVRLCLHAWARGCMEAPMFLENECALLRETFGLQQVLLQSEEELMVKRSSELTSEAAAAKPKKIIGKMKVQVRKVKTTLDPPTGCSISSLSLRAPTIKLGNIRYHLTSFQSTLASRWYALRKLRVAPRLPANGSFSRQSLAYVHAGTQYIKQVSGLLKIGVTSLRNSSSSYEVVQETYSCVLRLKSSTEEDGKRMQPGSGETHVFFPDSLGDDLVVEVQDSKGTQFGRVLAQVATIAEDSTDKLRWWPIFREPEHEPVGKLQLYINYSTSSDDNSHLKYGSVAETVAYDLVLEVAMKVQRFQQRNLHLYGSWKWLLTEFASYYGVSDFYTKLRYLSYVMDVATPTADCLTLVHELLMPVIMKGLSKSTLSHQENRILGETKDQIEQILSLVFENYKSLDESSLSGIMDVFKPATGLAAPALEPAVKLYSLLHDVLSPEAQKNLCHYFQAAARKRSRRHLAETDEFITTNNEPNFLDPVAMSTAYQKMTSLCMNIKNEIFTDIEIHKQDILPSFIDLPNLSASIYSTELCSRLRAFLLACPPPGPSPPVAELVIATADFQRDLSSWNISHVKGGVEAKELFHLYIMIWIQDKRQSLLESCKLDKVKWSGVRTQYSTTPFVDEMYDRLKETLSDYEVIICRWPEYIFVLENAISDIEKAIVEALDKQYADVVTPLKENMAPKKFGLKYVQKLAKRSVCAYTVPDELGILLNSMKRMLDVLRPKIETQFKSWGSCIPDGGNTAPGERLSEVTVMLRTKFRGYLQAVVEKLAENTKLQNVTKLKKILQDSKETVGESDIQSRMEPLKEQLTSTINHLHTVFETHVFIAICRWYWDRMGQDVLSFLENRKENRSWYKGSRIAVSILDDTFASQMQQLVGNALPEKDLEPPRSIMEVRSMLCKDAHNSKDNSFFY, from the exons ATGTTCACTGAAGGACTTGACAACAATGCCCTCAAATGGGTTCGAGAA CAGAAGGAGCTTCCATATTCAAATTCTAGCTTAAGGCCTCGAATGGATCCGATTTCCAACATCCGCTCCGGTGGCCGGAATTTTGGCTTGCCATCGACGGCGAAATTCAGGAGCGGTCATTTGCCGGTGACCTCCACTACTTTGTCCGTAGACGAAGAATCCGCTTCTGAAAATGACGTAACTACCGACTCAGAGGAAGATACTGTTTATGGGGGGAGGTATTCTCTTGATTCTTCTCCTCAAGATGAAAGAATCCCTAACGGAACTGCTCAGAGATACGGGAACATGGCCCAAAGGCGGCCGCGATACACCACTGCTAGTGATTATACATATTCAGATGTTAGTTCTTCAATGGAGACGATAATGGGAGCGAGAAGAGGTAGTTTGGAGGGTAGGTTAGGGAGGGGCAATGGGAGATACCCTGGGAGGGATGGGTTTACAGAGGAGGACGAGTCTTCGGATTCGGCTGGTAGCTCCGAGTTTTCAACTACGCAAGTGGGGAGTATTAATGGTGGAATTCCTCGGGGTAGAGCATATGTTTCAGAAGGCTATGCATCGAGTGTACCATCTGGGGTTAACGTGGGAAGTGCAGCTCAGAAG GATTTGAATTCTCGAAAGCTACAGGATGAAAAGTTTTCTGATGATGATATTCCAAGTGCACCACCATTTTCTAGCTCAGTGCAGGAAGCTAAACAAGATTCTCGGCAAATTCCATTGACTGAAATAAGAAGTGCCAAGGGTGCAGCTGATTCATGTGATCCAAAGACATTCAAATCCATGTCAGGAGTTGAGCCTGAGCTTAACACAAGTCACAAAAAATCGAACGAGTGTGTAAG AAATGATGTTGGTGCAGAAACTGCTACTACATCAGGTGTTCATCCAGCTCGCGTCCCCACATTTCATGCGAG TGCTCTTGGACCTTGGCATGCTGTAATTGCCTATGATGCATGTGTTCGACTTTGCCTTCATGCTTGGGCTAGGGGTTGCATGGAGGCTCCAATGTTTCTGGAAAATGAATGTGCACTTTTACGAGAGACATTTGG ATTACAACAAGTTCTGTTGCAATCAGAAGAAGAACTAATGGTAAAACGCTCTTCAGAGCTTACCAGTGAGGCAGCTGCTGCTAAACCTAAGAAAATTATTGGCAAGATGAAGGTGCAAG TGCGCAAAGTAAAAACAACCCTGGATCCACCTACTGGCTGTAGTATCTCATCTCTTAGTCTTAGGGCACCAACAATTAAGCTGGGGAACATACGGTATCACTTGACCAGTTTCCAGTCAACACTCGCTTCAAGGTGGTACGCTCTTAGAAAGCTTCGTGTTGCACCTCGTTTACCTGCAAATGGTTCTTTCTCACGCCAAAGTTTAGCATATGTGCATGCTGGAACTCAGTATATAAAACAAGTATCCGGACTGCTGAAAATTGGTGTAACAAGTTTACGCAATAGTTCATCATCATATGAAGTTGTGCAAG AAACATACTCTTGTGTGCTGAGATTGAAAAGTTCAACTGAAGAAGATGGCAAAAGGATGCAGCCTGGATCTGGTGAAACACATGTTTT CTTTCCCGATAGTTTGGGAGATGATCTGGTTGTTGAAGTTCAAGACTCCAAGGGGACGCAATTTGGTCGTGTCCTTGCACAAGTGGCTACTATTGCTGAAGACTCG ACTGACAAGTTGCGGTGGTGGCCCATATTTCGCGAGCCAGAACATGAGCCTGTAGGGAAGCTGCAGTTGTATATAAATTACTCAACAAGTTCGGATGACAATAGTCATCTCAAG TATGGTTCTGTTGCCGAAACAGTTGCATATGACCTAGTGTTGGAAGTTGCAATGAAGGTTCAACGCTTCCAACAACGAAACTTGCATTTATATGGTTCATGGAAATGGCTGTTAACGGAGTTTGCCTCATATTATGGAGTTTCTGATTTCTACACCAAGCTAAG GTATCTTTCCTATGTAATGGATGTTGCTACACCCACTGCAGACTGTCTCACATTGGTGCATGAATTGTTAATGCCTGTTATTATGAAGGGCCTCAGTAAGAGTACATTGAGTCATCAAGAG AACCGAATTTTGGGAGAAACCAAAGATCAGATCGAGCAGATTCTTTCTCTGGTTTTTGAGAACTACAAATCCCTTGATGAATCGTCACTCTCTGGCATTATGGATGTCTTCAAGCCTGCAACAGGGCTTGCAGCACCTGCACTTGAACCCGCTGTCAAGCTTTATAGTCTTCTACATGACGTTTTATCTCCAGAAGCACAGAAAAATCTTTGTCATTATTTCCAG GCCGCTGCAAGAAAGAGATCAAGAAGGCACCTGGCTGAGACAGATGAATTTATTACAACCAACAATGAACCCAATTTTTTGGACCCAGTTGCTATGTCTACTGCTTACCAGAAGATGACAAGTCTTTGTATGaacattaagaatgagataTTCACTGATATCGAGATTCACAAGCAAGATATACTTCCGAG CTTTATAGACCTACCAAATCTCTCGGCATCTATATACAGCACAGAACTTTGCAGCAGATTACGTGCATTCCTTCTTGCATGCCCACCACCTGGCCCTTCACCACCTGTGGCAGAACTTGTCATTGCAACAGCAGATTTCCAGCGAGATCTTTCCAGCTGGAATATAAG TCATGTGAAAGGTGGAGTTGAGGCAAAGGAGTTGTTCCACTTATACATCATGATATGGATTCAAGATAAGCGGCAATCTCTACTAGAGTCATGTAAATTAGATAAG GTGAAGTGGTCAGGAGTTAGAACGCAATATTCTACAACTCCTTTTGTTGATGAAATGTATGACCGACTGAAGGAGACCTTAAGCGATTATGAAGTCATCATCTGCCGGTGGCCTGAATATATTTTTGTGCTGGAAAAT GCTATTTCGGATATTGAGAAAGCAATAGTGGAAGCTCTGGACAAGCAATATGCAGATGTGGTAACTCCTTTGAAGGAAAACATGGCACCAAAGAAATTTGGCCTCAAGTACGTGCAGAAACTTGCTAAGCGATCTGTATGTGCCTATACTGTTCCTGATGAG CTGGGCATCCTGTTGAATTCTATGAAGAGGATGCTTGATGTGCTACGTCCGAAGATAGAGACACAGTTCAAGTCTTGGGGTTCTTGCATACCTGATGGTGGAAACACAGCCCCTGGTGAGCGTCTTAGTGAGGTTACCGTGATGTTGAGAACCAAGTTCAGAGGGTACCTGCAAGCTGTTGTTGAAAAACTTGCTGAGAAT ACCAAATTACAGAATGTGACAAAGTTGAAAAAGATTCTCCAAGATTCTAAAGAAACAGTGGGAGAATCTGATATACAAAGTAGAATGGAGCCACTGAAAGAACAGTTAACAAGTACAATAAATCACCTTCATACAGTTTTTGAGACTCACGTTTTCATTGCTATCTGCCGATGGTATTGGGATCGAATGGGACAG GATGTTCTCAGCTTCCTGGAAAACAGGAAAGAGAATAGATCATGGTATAAAGGTTCCAGAATTGCTGTATCT ATCCTGGATGATACTTTTGCGTCACAGATGCAGCAGCTCGTTGGCAATGCACTCCCGGAAAAAGACCTTGAGCCACCTAGGTCAATAATGGAGGTGCGGTCGATGCTGTGTAAGGATGCACATAATAGTAAGGACAACTCATTCTTTTACTAA